Proteins from one Mycobacterium sp. EPa45 genomic window:
- a CDS encoding ATP-dependent helicase, protein MIRFSPLTRRWFTGTFAEPTAAQARAWSAIADGDNTLVIAPTGSGKTLAAFLWAIDRLAQEPDKHGTRVLYVSPLKALAVDVERNLRTPLTGITRIAERDGVPAPQISVGVRSGDTPPARRRELITKPPDILITTPESLFLMLTSAARETLTGIETVIIDEVHAVSGTKRGAHLAVSLERLDALLETPAQRIGLSATVRPPEEVARFLSGARPTTIVAPPAAKTFELTVQVPVPDMANLENNTIWPDVEARIVDLIEAHNSTIVFANSRRLAERLTARINEIHAERSGVELDAPPNRQVPGGPPAHIMGSGQTYGAEPLLARAHHGSVSKEQRAAVEDDLKSGRLKSVVATSSLELGIDMGAVDLVIQVEAPPSVASGLQRVGRAGHQVGEISRGVLFPKHRTDLIGCAVSVQRMLAGQIETMRVPANPLDVLAQHTVAACALEPVSADEWFDVVRRSAPFATLPRSAFEATLDLLSGKYPSTDFAELRPRLVYDRDSGTLTPRPGAQRLAVTSGGAIPDRGMFTVYLATDSEKPSRVGELDEEMVYESRPGDVISLGATSWRITEITHDRVLVIPAPGQPARLPFWRGDDAGRPAELGQAIGKFTGELAGMGRDDFEKRCNELGFADYATDNLWQLLDDQRNATATVPSDTTLLVERFRDELGDWRVVLHSPYGLKVHGPLALAVSRRLLERYGIDEKPTASDDGIVVRLPDTEDAPPGADLFVFAPDEIEPLVTTEVGGSALFASRFRECAARALLLPKRHPGKRSPLWHQRQRAAQLLDVARKYPDFPIVLEAVRECLQDVYDVPTLTDLMGRIAQRRVRLVEVETPMPSPFAASLMFGYVGAFMYEGDSPLAERRAAALSLDSTLLAELLGRVELRELLDPDVIAATSRQLQHLSEDRKAHDAEGVADLLRLLGPLTEAEIAERSTASDVGGWLDGLHAARRVLPLSYAGQSWWAGIEDIGRLRDAVGVAVPVGVPTSFTETVADPLGELMGRFARTRGPFTTAEAAARFGLGLRVAADILGRMSVDGKLVRGEFVAAPDADQWCDAEVLRILRRRSLAALRAQVEPVSTAAYARFLPAWQQVGSSATSGVDGLAGVIDQLAGVPIPASAVEPLVFGPRVRDYQPAMLDELLASGEVTWSGAGSISGSDGWIAFHHADTAPLTLAMPAEIDLTDTHRAILEVLGEPGEARGAFFFRQLVSGSDETFKAALWDLIWAGWVTGDTFAPVRAMLAGGRRPGTRRPAAPAHRQRRAPRLSRYSVAHPQARSVDSTVAGRWSAVPVREPDSTVRAHFSAELLLNRHGVLTKGAAAAEGVPGGFATLYKVLTGFEEAGRCQRGYFVESLGGAQFAVASTVDRLRTYLDGVDPERPDYRAVVLAAADPANPYGAALPWPTRADADASHRPGRKAGALVVLVDGELVWFLERGGRSLLNFSADAEAQRAAAGTLAELVSSGRIGGVLVEKLDGVPVLEAGAHADRKATADALVDAGFSRTPRGLRLR, encoded by the coding sequence ATGATCCGGTTCAGTCCGCTGACCCGGCGGTGGTTCACGGGCACCTTCGCCGAGCCGACAGCTGCGCAGGCGCGCGCCTGGTCGGCCATTGCCGACGGTGACAACACACTGGTCATCGCCCCGACTGGCTCCGGTAAGACGCTCGCCGCGTTCCTGTGGGCTATCGACCGGCTGGCCCAGGAGCCAGACAAGCACGGGACTCGAGTTCTGTACGTCTCCCCGCTCAAAGCCCTGGCCGTCGACGTCGAACGCAACCTCCGCACCCCGCTGACCGGCATCACCCGCATCGCCGAACGCGACGGCGTGCCGGCTCCACAGATCAGCGTGGGGGTGCGCTCCGGCGATACCCCGCCGGCCCGCCGCCGTGAGCTGATCACCAAGCCACCCGACATCCTGATCACCACCCCGGAGTCGCTGTTCCTGATGCTGACCTCCGCGGCCCGGGAAACGCTGACCGGCATTGAGACCGTGATCATCGACGAGGTCCACGCCGTCTCCGGAACCAAGCGGGGGGCGCACCTGGCGGTGTCGCTGGAGCGGCTCGACGCGCTGCTGGAGACCCCAGCCCAACGCATCGGGTTGTCGGCGACGGTCCGCCCGCCCGAGGAAGTCGCCCGTTTCCTGTCCGGAGCCAGGCCGACGACCATCGTGGCGCCGCCGGCGGCCAAGACATTCGAGCTGACCGTGCAGGTGCCGGTGCCCGACATGGCCAACCTGGAGAACAACACCATCTGGCCCGACGTCGAGGCGCGCATCGTCGACCTCATCGAGGCGCACAACTCGACGATCGTGTTCGCCAATTCCCGTCGCTTGGCCGAGCGGCTCACTGCACGCATCAACGAGATTCACGCCGAGCGATCCGGCGTCGAACTCGACGCGCCGCCCAACCGTCAGGTGCCCGGCGGACCGCCTGCACACATCATGGGCAGCGGCCAGACCTACGGCGCCGAGCCGCTGCTGGCTCGCGCGCACCACGGCTCGGTGTCCAAGGAACAGCGTGCCGCGGTGGAGGACGACCTCAAGAGCGGCCGACTGAAATCCGTGGTGGCGACATCGAGCTTGGAACTGGGCATCGACATGGGTGCCGTCGATCTGGTGATCCAAGTGGAGGCCCCACCCTCGGTGGCCAGCGGATTGCAGCGCGTTGGCCGGGCGGGCCACCAGGTCGGAGAGATCTCCCGGGGCGTGCTGTTCCCGAAGCACCGCACCGACCTGATCGGCTGCGCGGTCAGCGTGCAGCGCATGCTCGCCGGGCAGATCGAGACCATGCGGGTGCCCGCCAACCCACTCGACGTGCTGGCCCAGCACACCGTGGCCGCCTGCGCACTCGAGCCGGTGAGTGCCGACGAGTGGTTCGACGTCGTCCGCCGCAGTGCGCCGTTTGCGACGCTGCCGCGCAGCGCGTTCGAAGCGACGCTGGATCTGCTGTCGGGCAAGTACCCGTCGACCGACTTCGCCGAGTTGCGGCCGCGGCTGGTCTACGACCGGGACAGCGGCACGCTGACACCGCGTCCGGGGGCCCAGCGGCTGGCTGTCACTTCCGGTGGCGCCATCCCCGACCGCGGCATGTTCACCGTCTATCTGGCTACCGACTCCGAAAAGCCATCGCGGGTCGGTGAACTCGACGAAGAGATGGTGTACGAGTCGCGGCCGGGTGACGTGATCTCGCTGGGCGCCACCAGCTGGCGGATCACCGAGATCACTCACGACCGTGTGCTGGTCATCCCGGCACCGGGACAGCCGGCGCGGCTGCCTTTCTGGCGCGGGGACGACGCCGGCCGGCCCGCCGAGCTGGGCCAGGCGATCGGTAAGTTCACCGGCGAGCTGGCCGGCATGGGTCGCGATGACTTCGAAAAGCGCTGCAATGAGCTGGGTTTCGCCGACTATGCCACCGATAATCTGTGGCAGCTGCTGGACGATCAGCGCAACGCAACCGCCACGGTGCCCAGCGACACCACCCTGCTGGTCGAGCGCTTCCGCGACGAGCTCGGTGACTGGCGGGTGGTGCTGCACTCCCCCTACGGCCTCAAGGTGCACGGGCCGCTCGCACTGGCCGTCAGTCGTCGGCTGCTGGAGCGCTACGGCATCGACGAGAAGCCGACGGCCTCCGATGACGGCATCGTGGTGCGGTTGCCTGACACCGAGGACGCCCCGCCGGGCGCCGACCTGTTCGTCTTCGCCCCCGACGAAATCGAGCCGCTGGTGACCACCGAGGTGGGCGGCTCGGCGCTGTTCGCCTCCAGGTTCCGGGAGTGTGCGGCACGGGCGCTTCTGCTGCCCAAACGCCACCCGGGTAAGCGTTCGCCGCTGTGGCATCAGCGTCAGCGGGCAGCCCAATTGCTCGACGTGGCACGTAAATACCCCGACTTCCCGATCGTGTTGGAAGCAGTGCGCGAATGCCTGCAGGACGTCTATGACGTTCCGACGCTGACCGACCTGATGGGCCGGATCGCCCAGCGTCGGGTGCGGTTGGTGGAGGTCGAGACGCCGATGCCGTCACCGTTCGCGGCGTCGTTGATGTTCGGCTACGTCGGCGCATTCATGTACGAGGGCGACAGCCCGCTGGCCGAGCGGCGTGCCGCGGCGTTGTCACTCGACAGCACCCTGCTGGCCGAGCTCCTCGGCCGCGTCGAACTCCGGGAACTGCTCGACCCCGACGTCATCGCCGCGACTTCACGCCAGCTGCAACACCTTTCCGAGGATCGCAAGGCACACGATGCCGAGGGTGTGGCCGATCTGCTGCGCCTCCTCGGTCCGCTGACCGAGGCCGAGATCGCCGAACGTTCGACCGCCAGCGATGTCGGCGGTTGGCTCGACGGCCTCCATGCCGCCCGACGAGTGCTACCGCTGTCGTATGCCGGGCAGTCCTGGTGGGCGGGCATCGAGGACATCGGACGACTGCGCGATGCGGTCGGCGTCGCGGTGCCGGTCGGGGTGCCGACGAGTTTCACCGAGACGGTGGCCGACCCTCTCGGTGAGCTGATGGGCCGCTTCGCCCGTACCCGCGGCCCGTTCACGACCGCCGAAGCCGCCGCCCGGTTCGGCCTCGGCCTTCGGGTCGCCGCTGACATACTGGGCCGAATGTCGGTGGACGGCAAGCTGGTTCGCGGAGAGTTCGTAGCCGCCCCGGACGCTGACCAGTGGTGCGACGCCGAAGTGCTCCGCATCCTGCGCCGCCGCTCCCTGGCTGCGCTGCGCGCGCAGGTGGAACCGGTGAGCACCGCGGCCTATGCCCGGTTCCTGCCGGCGTGGCAGCAGGTAGGAAGTTCGGCCACGTCGGGCGTCGACGGGCTGGCGGGCGTGATCGACCAGTTGGCCGGGGTGCCCATTCCCGCGTCGGCGGTCGAGCCGCTGGTGTTCGGCCCCCGGGTGCGGGATTACCAACCGGCGATGCTCGACGAGCTGCTGGCGTCCGGCGAGGTCACCTGGTCGGGAGCCGGATCGATCTCCGGTAGCGACGGCTGGATCGCGTTCCATCACGCGGACACCGCCCCCCTGACGCTCGCGATGCCGGCCGAGATCGACCTCACCGACACTCACCGCGCCATCCTCGAGGTCCTGGGTGAGCCCGGCGAGGCGCGGGGCGCGTTCTTCTTCCGCCAGTTGGTCAGCGGTTCAGACGAGACCTTCAAAGCCGCTCTGTGGGATCTGATCTGGGCCGGCTGGGTCACCGGTGACACGTTCGCGCCGGTGCGGGCCATGCTGGCGGGTGGACGCCGGCCCGGTACTCGCCGGCCCGCCGCACCCGCTCACCGGCAGCGGCGCGCGCCGCGGCTCAGCCGCTACTCGGTGGCGCACCCGCAGGCCCGCTCGGTGGATTCGACGGTCGCCGGGCGGTGGTCGGCGGTACCCGTTCGAGAACCGGATTCGACGGTGCGCGCGCATTTCTCGGCTGAGCTGCTGCTGAACCGGCACGGCGTGCTGACCAAGGGCGCCGCGGCTGCCGAAGGTGTCCCGGGCGGGTTCGCGACGCTGTACAAGGTGCTCACGGGTTTCGAAGAGGCGGGCCGTTGTCAGCGGGGCTATTTCGTCGAATCGCTCGGCGGCGCGCAGTTCGCCGTGGCATCCACGGTCGACCGGCTGCGGACCTATCTCGACGGGGTGGATCCCGAGCGACCGGACTACCGCGCGGTGGTGCTGGCCGCGGCCGACCCGGCCAATCCGTATGGCGCGGCGCTGCCGTGGCCGACACGTGCGGATGCCGACGCCAGCCATCGGCCCGGGCGCAAGGCGGGCGCGCTCGTCGTCCTGGTGGACGGTGAGCTGGTGTGGTTCCTCGAGCGGGGTGGGCGTTCGCTGTTGAACTTCAGCGCCGACGCCGAGGCGCAGCGCGCAGCAGCGGGAACGCTGGCCGAGCTGGTCAGTAGTGGCCGCATCGGCGGTGTGCTCGTCGAAAAACTCGACGGCGTACCGGTTCTGGAGGCGGGTGCGCACGCCGACCGGAAGGCCACCGCCGACGCGCTGGTCGACGCTGGCTTCTCCCGAACGCCCCGCGGTCTGCGGCTGCGCTGA